From Pagrus major chromosome 6, Pma_NU_1.0, one genomic window encodes:
- the LOC140997957 gene encoding transmembrane protein 233, protein MALGVLNPQVKSSLSESVFFDGSSIVEQEPPPPLRSYLCLTIFTCFCPAYPVNIVALVFSIMSRNSYYQGDYDGSMRLGKNALYVAVASIIIGLLIIAITCIVHFTTVRHTPCHLSPGIS, encoded by the exons ATGGCTCTTGGAGTGCTGAATCCACAAGTGAAAAGTTCCCTGAGTGAGAGCGTGTTTTTTGACGGCAGTTCTATAGTAGAACAGGAACCTCCGCCTCCACTGCGTAGCTACCTGTGTTTGACTATTTTCACCTGCTTTTGTCCTGCATACCCCGTCAACATTGTGGCCCTGGTCTTCTCTATCATG TCTAGGAACAGCTATTATCAAGGTGACTATGACGGGTCGATGCGGCTGGGGAAGAACGCTCTCTACGTTGCTGTTGCCTCCATCATCATCGGCCTTCTAATCATTGCTATCACCTGCATCGTTCATTTTACCACTGTAAGACACACTCCATGTCATCTTTCACCTGGTATAAGCTAG